Proteins encoded by one window of Conger conger chromosome 1, fConCon1.1, whole genome shotgun sequence:
- the rpp25l gene encoding ribonuclease P protein subunit p25-like protein, producing MENYKKARIVEQPFPCPYPGLASDTPEVRVKDGSKIRNLMGFAMGRMEPDTCRQILFSGAGKSIAKAITCTEILKRRMRGLHQYTQLLYRTVHEVWEPLEPAAGLDSLTVSRNVPAICVLLSKDPLDNTQPGYQAPGSFNTLWVQASREEEEEAGQGQRRKRGAGRGKGGSGRQGGCREYSKKDYR from the coding sequence ATGGAGAATTACAAGAAAGCGCGGATAGTGGAGCAGCCTTTCCCCTGCCCCTACCCAGGACTGGCCAGCGATACGCCCGAGGTTAGGGTGAAAGACGGCAGCAAGATCCGCAACTTGATGGGTTTCGCCATGGGCCGCATGGAGCCCGATACATGCCGCCAGATCCTGTTCTCTGGTGCTGGTAAAAGCATTGCAAAGGCTATCACATGTACTGAAATCCTTAAGCGACGCATGCGTGGCCTACATCAGTACACCCAGCTGCTGTACCGAACTGTTCATGAAGTGTGGGAGCCCCTGGAGCCTGCTGCAGGTCTAGATAGCCTCACTGTCAGCAGAAATGTGCCTGCTATTTGCGTGCTGCTTTCCAAGGACCCccttgacaacacccagccaggGTACCAGGCACCCGGTTCCTTCAACACTCTTTGGGTACAGGCTTcaagagaggaggaagaggaggcagggcaggggcaaaggagaaagagaggtgcTGGGAGGGGAAAAGGGGGCTCTGGCAGACAAGGAGGTTGCCGAGAATATTCTAAAAAAGACTATCGTTGA
- the aste1a gene encoding protein asteroid homolog 1 has translation MLLTRIMWIQDFTTYVAGSTHFFIDLQLKNTKLVIDGNSLYRRLYLASRFDHQHGGEYDSFARRIQHFFRVLFLCNISPFVVLDSSMDQSDKKFKILKQRAQTNITVAHALSTGSRGTILPVLGKTVFRQVLSELKVPFVQCIADASREIASLANQWNCAVLTMNSIFYIFDLKGGCIHTNDFGWDKVNECKKTSERHIDARLFSINRFCEHFNHMNKELLPLFATMVGHTAMAGHDFTKLHKIMETFFIQAKFPERPHTCKDRTHDCIDSLLHWLAQFTDPQVALKGVLEVIGGAHKLRYAHSLLSSGMKQYSLSVSNLIPFFTEGATLSNLPNIIGDLPPWILLALAKGELGFFVQNVLVLQRVMLHTQVEDFQLPSCNTTSQPIRQVLYSLLLDGKQGLTQTGPRDARVNLCSTNCVQEFEREGLFLKQSTVPAVLTKTVLHLPLESLNKVRKLIRLKVLLDTLEVKRSLLSLVPPHLHLTVCVTCYWLSHAEPQPDLQHLQALLVGFVFGELNKVKTKEGKKEWSQDLAAVWKRLNKLRMKIDRKGPDPGAAHTFSQWQSCMRMSLLLNQLLCVPLPEPGCAWLYRGTLVHQVLKMMKEGNAPKDLLQGACLPGQLFRDLMGAVQSSVGGDFFMKQRKSTRRQAHKQQINLTESPQSTEDSFAQPECDDENENDDNYDDDNSDDEQEEEVQYWEPACSVRVRFRTTSRTTRYRERVRMRKPARVMW, from the exons ATGCTGCTGACACG caTCATGTGGATTCAGGATTTCACTACTTATGTGGCTGGAAGCACACATTTTTTCATTGACCTGCAGTTAAAAAACACCAAGCTTGTCATTGATGGCAACAGTTTGTACCGCAGATTGTATTTAGCATCACGCTTTGATCACCAGCATGGGGGAGAGTATGACTCCTTTGCTCGTCGCATCCAACATTTTTTTAGGGTCCTCTTCCTCTGCAACATAAGCCCCTTTGTTGTGCTGGACAGCAGTATGGATCAGAGTGACAAGAAGTTCAAGATTCTTAAGCAGCGAGCCCAGACTAACATTACAGTGGCTCATGCCCTGTCAACAGGATCTCGGGGGACAATCCTACCTGTCCTTGGTAAAACTGTGTTCAGGCAGGTCCTGTCTGAGCTGAAAGTGCCATttgtacagtgcattgcagaTGCTTCGAGGGAAATAGCATCCCTGGCTAACCAGTGGAATTGTGCTGTGCTGACAATGAACAGCATCTTCTACATCTTTGATTTAAAGGGAGGTTGTATCCACACAAATGATTTTGGCTGGGACAAAGTAAATGAATGTAAGAAGACCTCTGAGAGGCACATAGATGCTCGCCTCTTCTCCATCAACAGATTCTGCGAACACTTCAACCACATGAACAAAGAGCTTCTACCACTGTTTGCTACCATGGTCGGCCATACTGCTATGGCTGGCCATGATTTCACTAAACTGCACAAAATTATGGAGACTTTCTTCATCCAGGCCAAGTTCCCAGAGCGGCCACACACCTGCAAAGACAGGACACATGATTGCATTGACAGCCTCCTCCACTGGTTGGCTCAGTTCACAGATCCACAAGTGGCCCTAAAAGGGGTGCTGGAAGTTATTGGAGGTGCCCATAAATTGAGGTATGCccactccctcctctcctctggaaTGAAGCAATACAGCCTCTCTGTGAGCAACCTGATCCCATTCTTCACCGAGGGAGCCACACTGTCCAATCTGCCAAACATCATTGGAGACTTGCCACCGTGGATCCTCTTGGCACTGGCTAAGGGGGAACTAGGCTTCTTCGTTCAAAATGTACTGGTGTTGCAGAGAGTGATGTTGCACACTCAGGTTGAGGATTTCCAGCTGCCAAGTTGCAACACAACCTCACAACCGATTCGACAGGTACTATACAGCCTGTTGCTCGATGGGAAGCAGGGACTGACACAAACAGGTCCTAGGGATGCAAGGGTGAACTTGTGTTCAACTAACTGTGTACaggagtttgagagagagggtCTGTTTTTGAAGCAATCCACTGTTCCAGCCGTCCTGACAAAAACTGTCCTGCACCTGCCTCTGGAGAGCCTGAACAAG GTGAGGAAACTGATCCGGCTTAAGGTACTTTTGGACACACTGGAAGTGAAACGATCTTTGCTCTCGCTGGTGCCCCCACACCTgcatttgactgtgtgtgtaacgtGTTATTGGTTGAGTCACGCTGAGCCCCAACCAGATCTGCAACATCTTCAAGCCTTGCTGGTGGGATTTGTGTTTGGAGAGCTCAATAAAGTGAagaccaaagaag GGAAGAAAGAGTGGTCCCAGGATCTGGCTGCTGTTTGGAAGAGGCTAAATAAGTTGCGGATGAAAATAGACAGGAAGGGGCCCGATCCAGGGGCAGCCCACACGTTCAGCCAATGGCAGTCCTGCATGCGGATGAGCCTCCTCCTGAACCAGCTGCTTTGTGTCCCTCTGCCCGAGCCTGGGTGTGCCTG GTTGTACAGGGGGACATTGGTGCACCAAGTGTTGAAGATGATGAAAGAGGGAAACGCCCCAAAAGACCTGCTGCAGGGAGCCTGTCTTCCGGGGCAGCTCTTCAGAGACCTGATGGGAGCTGTGCAGAGCTCTGTGGGTGGAGACTTCTTTATGAAGCAGAGGAAGAGTACCCGGAGGCAAGCACACAAGCAGCAGATAAATCTTACAGAGAGTCCCCAGTCTACCGAGGACAGCTTTGCACAACCAGAATGTGACGATGAGAATGAAAATGATGATAATTATGACGACGACAATAGTGATGAtgagcaggaagaggaagtgcagTACtgggaaccagcctgctcagtCCGGGTGCGATTCAGGACCACGTCTCGGACCACCCGGTATCGAGAACGCGTCAGAATGAGAAAACCAGCGCGGGTAATGTGGTAA